Proteins from a genomic interval of Neodiprion lecontei isolate iyNeoLeco1 chromosome 2, iyNeoLeco1.1, whole genome shotgun sequence:
- the LOC107226059 gene encoding serine/threonine-protein kinase VRK1 isoform X3, with protein sequence MHFYMRNAKPTDIESWKRERKLPFLGMPSYIGSGSHECHNTKYRFVVMERFGKNLWDIFLENNRIFPEHTVYNIALQIIDVLEYMHNKTYVHADIKGANLLQSLKSADHNYLVDFGLASHYTNKTEYKPDPKKTHNGTIEYTSRDMHMGIPTMRGDFEILGYNMIQWLCGSLPWEKNLTEPLNVQKQKEKAFEDIPQFLKKCFSNTVPESIFKFMKLINVTKFNESPNYAKFKDILIRGLKDIGHKPGERLGFSASSTVSKVLATPGKIKKPASEVLRKSPRMQKTRSPSPVSNALNDSDLGSLIISSRKGKRVQDKRRILKNIEVTDDSDTEIEIKIKRKKKNKKDENSEVVNKDIGQKPLKRITKKSQKQYDPDETVSDDETKTQGTKSRPKVLTKPKKKLIESEESLVENNSDEDMFGDDDEDVCKTSSKKPAKSWRDAPTVKSSNTIKPGEYKSVNKSKTPRNRRVNLCS encoded by the exons ATGCATTTTTACATGCGTAATGCTAAGCCAACCGACA TCGAATCATGGAAGAGAGAACGAAAACTTCCATTCCTTGGAATGCCAAGCTACATTGGTTCTGGTAGTCACGAATGTCATAACACAAAGTACAGATTTGTGGTAATGGAACGATTCGGAAAAAACTTATGGGACATctttttggaaaataatcgTATATTTCCAGAACACACAGTATATAATATTGCTTTGCAAAtc ATTGATGTCTTGGAATATATGCACAACAAAACTTATGTGCATGCTGACATAAAGGGTGCAAATTTGTTGCAAAGTCTAAAGTCTGCAGACCACAATTATCTAGTAGATTTTGGGTTGGCATCACACTACACAAATAAGACTGAGTATAAGCCTGATCCTAAGAAAACTCATAATGGTACAATTGAGTACACAAGCAGAGATATGCACATGGGAA TTCCAACGATGCggggtgattttgaaattttaggaTATAACATGATACAATGGCTGTGCGGTTCACTACcctgggaaaaaaatttaacagagCCATTGAATGTTCagaaacaaaaggaaaaagcTTTCGAAGACATTCcacagtttttaaaaaaatgcttcTCCAATACTGTACCCGAATCTATTTTCAAGTTCATGAAACTGATCAATGTTACTAAATTCAATGAGTCGCCAAACTATGCCAAATTCAAAGATATCCTTATTAGAGGACTAAAAGATATCGGTCACAAACCAGGTGAAAGATTAGGATTTTCTGCCAGTAGTACTGTTTCGAAGGTTTTGGCAACAcctggaaaaattaaaaaaccagCGTCTGAAGTTTTGAGGAAGAGTCCTCGTATGCAAAAGACAAGAAGTCCAAGTCCTGTATCAAACGCACTTAATGACAGTGATCTTGGATCGCTTATAATTTCTAGtaggaaaggaaaaagagTTCAAGATAAGCGAAGAATATTGAAGAACATTGAGGTCACAGATGATTCGGACacggaaattgaaataaaaatcaagagaaagaagaaaaacaaaaaagatgaGAATTCAGAGGTGGTTAATAAAGATATTGGCCAGAAACCATTGAaacgaataacaaaaaaatcacAGAAGCAATATGACCCTGATGAAACAGTATCTGATGATGAAACAAAG ACACAGGGAACTAAATCGCGACCAAAAGTGCTAACAAAGCCAAAGAAGAAACTCATTGAATCAGAAGAATCGCTAGTCGAAAACAACAGTGATGAGGACATGTTTGGCGACGATGACGAGGACGTATGTAAGACATCGTCCAAAAAGCCTGCAAAATCATGGAGAGATGCTCCGACAGTGAAAAGTAGTAACACCATCAAACCGGGGGAGTATAAAAGTGTAAATAAGAGTAAAACACCAAGGAACAGGAGAGTTAACTTGTGTTCCTAA
- the LOC107226059 gene encoding serine/threonine-protein kinase VRK1 isoform X1 — MSGKGAKKAPKKKGANGYKLPDPIPNGEILTDVAKKRWIIGPSIGVGGFGEIYSAASYTDGKSKTYPYVIKIEPHENGPLFVEMHFYMRNAKPTDIESWKRERKLPFLGMPSYIGSGSHECHNTKYRFVVMERFGKNLWDIFLENNRIFPEHTVYNIALQIIDVLEYMHNKTYVHADIKGANLLQSLKSADHNYLVDFGLASHYTNKTEYKPDPKKTHNGTIEYTSRDMHMGIPTMRGDFEILGYNMIQWLCGSLPWEKNLTEPLNVQKQKEKAFEDIPQFLKKCFSNTVPESIFKFMKLINVTKFNESPNYAKFKDILIRGLKDIGHKPGERLGFSASSTVSKVLATPGKIKKPASEVLRKSPRMQKTRSPSPVSNALNDSDLGSLIISSRKGKRVQDKRRILKNIEVTDDSDTEIEIKIKRKKKNKKDENSEVVNKDIGQKPLKRITKKSQKQYDPDETVSDDETKTQGTKSRPKVLTKPKKKLIESEESLVENNSDEDMFGDDDEDVCKTSSKKPAKSWRDAPTVKSSNTIKPGEYKSVNKSKTPRNRRVNLCS; from the exons ATGTCCGGCAAAGGCGCGAAAAAGGCACCGAAGAAGAAGGGTGCTAATGGTTACAAATTACCCGATCCTATCCCTAATGGAGAAATTTTAACAGACGTGGCTAAGAAACGATGGATAATCGGCCCTTCTATCGGTGTCGGTGGTTTCGGGGAAATTTACTCAG ctGCATCGTACACCGATGGAAAATCTAAGACTTACCCATACGTTATCAAGATA GAACCTCATGAGAATGGACCCCTGTTTGTTGAGATGCATTTTTACATGCGTAATGCTAAGCCAACCGACA TCGAATCATGGAAGAGAGAACGAAAACTTCCATTCCTTGGAATGCCAAGCTACATTGGTTCTGGTAGTCACGAATGTCATAACACAAAGTACAGATTTGTGGTAATGGAACGATTCGGAAAAAACTTATGGGACATctttttggaaaataatcgTATATTTCCAGAACACACAGTATATAATATTGCTTTGCAAAtc ATTGATGTCTTGGAATATATGCACAACAAAACTTATGTGCATGCTGACATAAAGGGTGCAAATTTGTTGCAAAGTCTAAAGTCTGCAGACCACAATTATCTAGTAGATTTTGGGTTGGCATCACACTACACAAATAAGACTGAGTATAAGCCTGATCCTAAGAAAACTCATAATGGTACAATTGAGTACACAAGCAGAGATATGCACATGGGAA TTCCAACGATGCggggtgattttgaaattttaggaTATAACATGATACAATGGCTGTGCGGTTCACTACcctgggaaaaaaatttaacagagCCATTGAATGTTCagaaacaaaaggaaaaagcTTTCGAAGACATTCcacagtttttaaaaaaatgcttcTCCAATACTGTACCCGAATCTATTTTCAAGTTCATGAAACTGATCAATGTTACTAAATTCAATGAGTCGCCAAACTATGCCAAATTCAAAGATATCCTTATTAGAGGACTAAAAGATATCGGTCACAAACCAGGTGAAAGATTAGGATTTTCTGCCAGTAGTACTGTTTCGAAGGTTTTGGCAACAcctggaaaaattaaaaaaccagCGTCTGAAGTTTTGAGGAAGAGTCCTCGTATGCAAAAGACAAGAAGTCCAAGTCCTGTATCAAACGCACTTAATGACAGTGATCTTGGATCGCTTATAATTTCTAGtaggaaaggaaaaagagTTCAAGATAAGCGAAGAATATTGAAGAACATTGAGGTCACAGATGATTCGGACacggaaattgaaataaaaatcaagagaaagaagaaaaacaaaaaagatgaGAATTCAGAGGTGGTTAATAAAGATATTGGCCAGAAACCATTGAaacgaataacaaaaaaatcacAGAAGCAATATGACCCTGATGAAACAGTATCTGATGATGAAACAAAG ACACAGGGAACTAAATCGCGACCAAAAGTGCTAACAAAGCCAAAGAAGAAACTCATTGAATCAGAAGAATCGCTAGTCGAAAACAACAGTGATGAGGACATGTTTGGCGACGATGACGAGGACGTATGTAAGACATCGTCCAAAAAGCCTGCAAAATCATGGAGAGATGCTCCGACAGTGAAAAGTAGTAACACCATCAAACCGGGGGAGTATAAAAGTGTAAATAAGAGTAAAACACCAAGGAACAGGAGAGTTAACTTGTGTTCCTAA
- the LOC107226059 gene encoding serine/threonine-protein kinase VRK1 isoform X2, with amino-acid sequence MSGKGAKKAPKKKGANGYKLPDPIPNGEILTDVAKKRWIIGPSIGVGGFGEIYSAASYTDGKSKTYPYVIKIEPHENGPLFVEMHFYMRNAKPTDIESWKRERKLPFLGMPSYIGSGSHECHNTKYRFVVMERFGKNLWDIFLENNRIFPEHTVYNIALQIIDVLEYMHNKTYVHADIKGANLLQSLKSADHNYLVDFGLASHYTNKTEYKPDPKKTHNGTIEYTSRDMHMGIPTMRGDFEILGYNMIQWLCGSLPWEKNLTEPLNVQKQKEKAFEDIPQFLKKCFSNTVPESIFKFMKLINVTKFNESPNYAKFKDILIRGLKDIGHKPGERLGFSASSTVSKVLATPGKIKKPASEVLRKSPRMQKTRSPSPVSNALNDSDLGSLIISSRKGKRVQDKRRILKNIEVTDDSDTEIEIKIKRKKKNKKDENSEVVNKDIGQKPLKRITKKSQKQYDPDETVSDDETKVNNFRHRELNRDQKC; translated from the exons ATGTCCGGCAAAGGCGCGAAAAAGGCACCGAAGAAGAAGGGTGCTAATGGTTACAAATTACCCGATCCTATCCCTAATGGAGAAATTTTAACAGACGTGGCTAAGAAACGATGGATAATCGGCCCTTCTATCGGTGTCGGTGGTTTCGGGGAAATTTACTCAG ctGCATCGTACACCGATGGAAAATCTAAGACTTACCCATACGTTATCAAGATA GAACCTCATGAGAATGGACCCCTGTTTGTTGAGATGCATTTTTACATGCGTAATGCTAAGCCAACCGACA TCGAATCATGGAAGAGAGAACGAAAACTTCCATTCCTTGGAATGCCAAGCTACATTGGTTCTGGTAGTCACGAATGTCATAACACAAAGTACAGATTTGTGGTAATGGAACGATTCGGAAAAAACTTATGGGACATctttttggaaaataatcgTATATTTCCAGAACACACAGTATATAATATTGCTTTGCAAAtc ATTGATGTCTTGGAATATATGCACAACAAAACTTATGTGCATGCTGACATAAAGGGTGCAAATTTGTTGCAAAGTCTAAAGTCTGCAGACCACAATTATCTAGTAGATTTTGGGTTGGCATCACACTACACAAATAAGACTGAGTATAAGCCTGATCCTAAGAAAACTCATAATGGTACAATTGAGTACACAAGCAGAGATATGCACATGGGAA TTCCAACGATGCggggtgattttgaaattttaggaTATAACATGATACAATGGCTGTGCGGTTCACTACcctgggaaaaaaatttaacagagCCATTGAATGTTCagaaacaaaaggaaaaagcTTTCGAAGACATTCcacagtttttaaaaaaatgcttcTCCAATACTGTACCCGAATCTATTTTCAAGTTCATGAAACTGATCAATGTTACTAAATTCAATGAGTCGCCAAACTATGCCAAATTCAAAGATATCCTTATTAGAGGACTAAAAGATATCGGTCACAAACCAGGTGAAAGATTAGGATTTTCTGCCAGTAGTACTGTTTCGAAGGTTTTGGCAACAcctggaaaaattaaaaaaccagCGTCTGAAGTTTTGAGGAAGAGTCCTCGTATGCAAAAGACAAGAAGTCCAAGTCCTGTATCAAACGCACTTAATGACAGTGATCTTGGATCGCTTATAATTTCTAGtaggaaaggaaaaagagTTCAAGATAAGCGAAGAATATTGAAGAACATTGAGGTCACAGATGATTCGGACacggaaattgaaataaaaatcaagagaaagaagaaaaacaaaaaagatgaGAATTCAGAGGTGGTTAATAAAGATATTGGCCAGAAACCATTGAaacgaataacaaaaaaatcacAGAAGCAATATGACCCTGATGAAACAGTATCTGATGATGAAACAAAG GTTAATAATTTTAGACACAGGGAACTAAATCGCGACCAAAAGTGCTAA